One Pirellulales bacterium genomic window, GGCTGCATTATCCGCGCACAGTTTTTGGATCGCATCAAGGACGCCTTCGACGCCGACAAAAACCTGGAAAACTTGCTCCTAGCGCCCTATTTTGAGCGAGCGATCGAACAAGCCCAAGCCGCTTGGCGGCATGTGGTCGTGACGGCGGTGGAGCTGGGAATATGGGCTCCGGCATTCATGACCGCGCTGTCGTACTACGATGGCATCCGCCAACAACGGCTGCCGGCCAATTTACTGCAAGCACAGCGCGACTACTTCGGCGCGCACACGTACAACCGCACCGACCAACCGGGCACGTTTCACACCGAGTGGCTGCAGATGCGCCGCAAGCCGAACGAACCGGGTTTTTAGCCGCAGAGCCGCCGAGACACAAAAGTGTATTTGTTCTCTCTGCTCCGTGCCTTTGGGCCTCTGCGGCGAATAATCGATCTATGTCCAACGCTTTCATCGAAAAACTGTTCGGTCTCAGCGGTCAAACGGCTGTTGTTATCGGCGGTACCGGCGTGCTCGGCGGCGCGCTGGCGGAGGGAATTGCGCAGGCCGGGGCAACCGTCATCGTCGCCGGCCGCGGCGAGCAGCGCGGCAGGGAACGCGCCCTTGCGATCGAGAAGCTCGGCGGTAAATCTCATTTTCTGCCGGTAGATGCCACCCGCCGAAAGTCCATTGAAGACTTGCTGGCCGCCGCGGTCAAGCAATGCGGGCGCGTCGAAATGCTCGTCAATTGCGCCGGCGTCAACGTTAGTTCCCCATATCTGGAAGCCAAAGACGAAGACTGGGAGCGTGTCTATTTAACCAACGTCGCCAGCATGCATTGGGCTTGTCAAATCTTCGGCAAACATATGATCGACGCCGGCGCCGGTTCGATCTTGAATATCGGCAGCGTCACCGCACATCTGCCGCTGTCGGGAGTGTTTGCCTATAGTTCTTCAAAGGCGGCAGTGGTCAACCTCACCCAGAACATTGCCCGCGAGTTTGCTCCACATCGCGTGCGCGTGAACGTCCTTTGCCCCGGCTTTTTCCCGGCCGAGCAGAATCGAAAAATCCTCGACACCCAGCGCGTCGCGCACATCATGCAGCAAACTCCGATGCGCCGCTTTGGCGAGCCGCAAGAATTGGTCGGCGCTGCAATCCTGTTGCTGTCCCACAGCGCCGGCAGCTTCATTACGGGCGCAACCTACTACGTCGACGGCGGCTTTACAGCCATGCGCTTCTGACGCCGGACCACGCTTGCCATCGTCGGCTGGCAAGCGCCTCCATCGGCTCATCGTCGCGACGGGCCAGCGGTCACGGATTTTCACCGGGCGTGGTGCCACCGCGAGCAAGTCGTCTCCCCTGCACGACAATTCCAACGACCGTCAACGCCACGAATAGCAGCAACGCGTCCGCCCGTTCGATTCGAATTTCCGACACAATGGCGGCGGCGCCAGCAAGACTCGACAGTACGACGATCGCCCAATCCATCAACGTGGCAGCGACGATGGCGCCGAGAATGCCTCCGAGGAAGAACCAAATGGTGCTGCGATCAGTCTGCACACCGAAATGGGCGGCGATACTTAGCGCGGTATATCCGCCGGCAAAAAATCCGCCCAAGGCAAAGGCCAAACGTTGGATATAAATGGCGATCACTGCGCCGACGACTCCCGCGGCAACGGCGGCCAAGAATTGAATGATTTCCGATTGCCCATCGAGATATTGGTCGGCCAACGTCATTCCCAACAAGAACCCCGCAATCCCGACAAAGACCCAATACAAAGCGCGGCCGAAGAATAACAGAATGGCGCCAAGAACTACATTGATGATTTGCATGGTAAAGACGGGAGTCGCGTTTCACCGCGACCATTCGAACACCAGACCGAACCGTCAGCCAGCCGCCAGCATTGTCAACGCGGCGAAGCGAAAGCAAATTTGTGCGATTTGCGCTACTTCTTCGGCCCAATCAATTCGATAAAGTTGCCGTCGGGATCGCGAACGATGGTCAAGAACACGTTCTTCGCGATATCATTCGGCACCGGCAGCGGACTGTTGGCGATCGGCTTGACGCCAGCGTTCTTTAGCCTCTCAATCGC contains:
- a CDS encoding DUF4203 domain-containing protein; this encodes MQIINVVLGAILLFFGRALYWVFVGIAGFLLGMTLADQYLDGQSEIIQFLAAVAAGVVGAVIAIYIQRLAFALGGFFAGGYTALSIAAHFGVQTDRSTIWFFLGGILGAIVAATLMDWAIVVLSSLAGAAAIVSEIRIERADALLLFVALTVVGIVVQGRRLARGGTTPGENP
- a CDS encoding SDR family oxidoreductase; translation: MSNAFIEKLFGLSGQTAVVIGGTGVLGGALAEGIAQAGATVIVAGRGEQRGRERALAIEKLGGKSHFLPVDATRRKSIEDLLAAAVKQCGRVEMLVNCAGVNVSSPYLEAKDEDWERVYLTNVASMHWACQIFGKHMIDAGAGSILNIGSVTAHLPLSGVFAYSSSKAAVVNLTQNIAREFAPHRVRVNVLCPGFFPAEQNRKILDTQRVAHIMQQTPMRRFGEPQELVGAAILLLSHSAGSFITGATYYVDGGFTAMRF